Genomic segment of Pirellulales bacterium:
TGGGCTGAACTCGCAGATCGTCGCCGACGCAGTTTTACAATCGCACGCCGAGCGCCGCTGGGTCGACATCCCGCTGGCCGAACGTTAACCAATCATTCTCTAGCCCTGAACCTCTAGTTTCTAGCCTTCTCTAGCCCCTTCTCCAGTGTCTTTCGCTCCCGATCCAAGTTTGAAAGCTCCGCTGCGCCGGCTTCCCGGCGTGCAAATTGTTGGTGTTGGTAGTTACGTACCCGAAGTCGTGGTGCGAAATGAAGATTTGGCCAAGTACGGTTGCGATCCGGAGTGGATCATCCAGCGAACCGGTATCCGCGAGCGACGTCACGCACCGCCGGAGATGTCCACGAGCGATTTGGCCGTCGCCGCGGCACGCCGCGCAATCGACCGGGCGGGTGCAGCCGTGTACGACATCGACTTGATCGTGCTAGGAACCTTCACGCCAGATTTACCAATTCCCTCGACCGCTACGCAAATTCAACACAAGCTAGGCGCTCGCTGTGCGGCGTTCGATGTTTCGGCTGCCTGTGCCGGCTTTGCTTACGCGCTCGTCACCGGCGCGCAGTTTGTCGGCACGGGCTGCAGCAAGCTCGCCTTGATTGTTGGGGCCGATTGCAACTCGCGAATCGTCCAGCCGCACGACCATAAGACCTACCCTTTATTCGGCGACGGCGCAGGGGCCGTGCTTGTCACCCGGGGCGCGGACGATCAAGGGCTGATCTCATTTGCCATCGGTGCAGACGGGGCCGGTGAAGAAATGCTTTGCATGAAAGCCGGCGGCTCGCGCAATCCAACCAGCGCCGAAACTGTGCAGCGCGGCGAGCACTTTATGCGGATGGATGGTCGCCCAGTCTTCAAATGGGCCGTGCGGCTGATCGCCCAGTCGATTCGCGATGTGCTCGAAAATGCCTCGCTGACCACGGCCGACGTGGATCTCGTGCTATTGCATCAGGCCAACATTCGCATTATCGACGCTGCCGCGGAAGAACTCGGCTTCGATCGGCGCAAAGT
This window contains:
- a CDS encoding ketoacyl-ACP synthase III yields the protein MRRLPGVQIVGVGSYVPEVVVRNEDLAKYGCDPEWIIQRTGIRERRHAPPEMSTSDLAVAAARRAIDRAGAAVYDIDLIVLGTFTPDLPIPSTATQIQHKLGARCAAFDVSAACAGFAYALVTGAQFVGTGCSKLALIVGADCNSRIVQPHDHKTYPLFGDGAGAVLVTRGADDQGLISFAIGADGAGEEMLCMKAGGSRNPTSAETVQRGEHFMRMDGRPVFKWAVRLIAQSIRDVLENASLTTADVDLVLLHQANIRIIDAAAEELGFDRRKVFANLERYGNTSAGSIPLALDEAIQQGRVQRGDNILICGFGAGLAWGTALWRW